In Salvelinus fontinalis isolate EN_2023a chromosome 25, ASM2944872v1, whole genome shotgun sequence, one genomic interval encodes:
- the sh3kbp1 gene encoding SH3 domain-containing kinase-binding protein 1 isoform X1, translating to MVEAVVEFDYEAQQQDELSLHVGDIIVKVMKDDGGWWEGEIDGRRGLFPDNFVREIKKDVKREAGPKSDLSNGSASPVSEPSLRPARKGDQIRQRRCKASFSYVPQNEDELELKIGDVINILGEVEEGWWEGSLNGKTGMFPSNFTRELEDTPASLDTSTRSSQEELRSSRTSKDSPGSESDGGESRSDSGEIQPKKVRGFGFGDIFKDQPIRLRPASEDMGTEGEKTQVRKSPSVAPETMKAEPEGKVKGRELCKVIFPYDAQNEDELSIKEGEIISIINRDCADAGWWMGEVGGRKGVFPDNFVKLLIPDVEKERPKKPPPPSAPSAKHTTEKRSEVRKVPPERPEHLPHRPPDDNKGEEVKVGEIPKPTLPSKSPKKPHPPKTSSSHLPPRRPDRPERPPTVPCESPKFEGGAVTPDPASDRSKDIDAVDLDSVVLSTEKLNHPTAMRPRVLDRRPRSQIISTSSLSSIDLLNFPAVEEEKSEKDREKEEEQDSLCPRPVDVSKRKAFPTITVPDSKCVLPPKPAVLPPLSTGSLALHPTSPSPSTVNHTSSGLSPSPERRPTPTLEELRGQLRELRASVELLKSQHRQEMKQLSSDLDEEKRIRITLQIEVEQIKKSLTK from the exons ATGG tggagGCGGTGGTAGAGTTTGACTACGAGGCTCAACAGCAGGATGAGTTGAGTCTGCATGTTGGTGACATCATCGTCAAAGTAATGAAGGATGACGGAGGATGGTGGGAAGGAGAGATAGACGGACGGAGGGGGCTGTTCCCAGACAACTTTGTCAGG GAGATAAAGAAGGATGTGAAGAGAGAGGCGGGGCCTAAGTCTGATCTCTCCAATGGCAGTGCAAGCCCTGTGTCTGAGCCCAGCCTACGACCAGCCAGGAAAG GAGATCAGATCCGCCAAAGGAGGTGCAAGGCATCATTTAGCTATGTTCCCCAGAATGAGGACGAGTTAGAGCTGAAGATAGGAGATGTCATCAACATactgggagag GTGGAGGAGGGCTGGTGGGAGGGCAGTCTGAATGGTAAGACAGGGATGTTTCCCTCTAACTTCAccagagagctggaggacaccCCCGCTTCACTAGACACATCCACTAGGTCATCACAGGAGGAGCTACGCAGCAGCAGGACCA GTAAAGACAGTCCAGGCAGTGAGAGTGATGGCGGAGAGAGTCGCTCTGACAGCGGAGAGATTCAACCCAAAAAG GTTCGAGGATTCGGGTTCGGTGACATCTTTAAAGACCAGCCCATCAGACTGAGACCTGCATCTGAAGATATGggcacagagggagagaag acACAGGTTAGGAAATCACCCTCTGTTGCCCCAGAAACTATGAAGGCGGAACCTGAGGGCAAGGTGAAAG GCCGTGAGCTGTGTAAAGTCATCTTCCCATACGACGCCCAGAACGAAGACGAGCTGTCAATCAAAGAGGGAGAGATCATCTCCATCAttaacagg GACTGTGCTGACGCGGGGTGGTGGATGGGGGAGgtaggggggagaaagggagtcTTCCCTGATAACTTTGTCAAGCTGCTAATTCCTGATGTAGAGAAAGAG AGACCAAAGAAGCCGCCTCCCCCCAGTGCCCCCTCAGCTAAACACACCACAG AGAAAAGATCGGAAGTCAGAAAGGTACCCCCGGAGCGCCCCGAGCACCTGCCTCATAGACCACCTGATGACAACAAAG GTGAGGAGGTGAAGGTTGGAGAGATCCCTAAGCCCACCCTCCCATCCAAATCTCCAAAGAAGCCCCACCCACCAAAGACAAgctcctcccacctccctccccgACGCCCTGACAGACCTGAGAGACCTCCTACtgtacc GTGCGAAAGCCCTAAGTTTGAGGGTGGGGCTGTGACTCCAGATCCTGCCTCTGACAGGTCAAAAGATATTG atgcggTTGACTTGGACTCTGTAGTCTTGTCTACAGAAAAACTAAACCATCCGACCGCAATGAGACCAAGAGTCCTCGACCGCAGACCACGCTCCCAGATCATCAGCACA tcTTCTCTGTCCAGTATTGACTTGCTGAACTTTCCTGCggtggaagaggagaagagtgagaaggacagagagaaggaggaggagcaggactcCTTATGTCCAAGACCAGTAGATGTCTCTAAGAGGAAAGCCTTTCCCACCATCACT GTACCTGACAGTAAGTGTGTGCTGCCCCCCAAGCCTGCGGTCCTCCCCCCACTTTCCACAGGAAGCCTGGCCCTCCACCCAACAAGCCCATCCCCTTCAACTGTAAACCACACCTCTTCCGGTTTAAGCCCCTCCCCTGAGCGTAGGCCGACACCCACCCTGGAGGAGCTGAGAGGACAACTTAGAGAGCTGAGAGCCTCCGTAGAACTGCTGAAGAGCCAACacag GCAGGAGATGAAGCAGTTGTCTAGTGACCTGGACGAGGAGAAGAGGATCCGCATTACTCTACAG atAGAGGTGGAGCAGATTAAGAAGAGTTTAACTAAATGA
- the sh3kbp1 gene encoding SH3 domain-containing kinase-binding protein 1 isoform X3: MVEAVVEFDYEAQQQDELSLHVGDIIVKVMKDDGGWWEGEIDGRRGLFPDNFVREIKKDVKREAGPKSDLSNGSASPVSEPSLRPARKGDQIRQRRCKASFSYVPQNEDELELKIGDVINILGEVEEGWWEGSLNGKTGMFPSNFTRELEDTPASLDTSTRSSQEELRSSRTSKDSPGSESDGGESRSDSGEIQPKKVRGFGFGDIFKDQPIRLRPASEDMGTEGEKTQVRKSPSVAPETMKAEPEGKVKGRELCKVIFPYDAQNEDELSIKEGEIISIINRDCADAGWWMGEVGGRKGVFPDNFVKLLIPDVEKERPKKPPPPSAPSAKHTTGEEVKVGEIPKPTLPSKSPKKPHPPKTSSSHLPPRRPDRPERPPTVPCESPKFEGGAVTPDPASDRSKDIDAVDLDSVVLSTEKLNHPTAMRPRVLDRRPRSQIISTSSLSSIDLLNFPAVEEEKSEKDREKEEEQDSLCPRPVDVSKRKAFPTITVPDSKCVLPPKPAVLPPLSTGSLALHPTSPSPSTVNHTSSGLSPSPERRPTPTLEELRGQLRELRASVELLKSQHRQEMKQLSSDLDEEKRIRITLQIEVEQIKKSLTK, translated from the exons ATGG tggagGCGGTGGTAGAGTTTGACTACGAGGCTCAACAGCAGGATGAGTTGAGTCTGCATGTTGGTGACATCATCGTCAAAGTAATGAAGGATGACGGAGGATGGTGGGAAGGAGAGATAGACGGACGGAGGGGGCTGTTCCCAGACAACTTTGTCAGG GAGATAAAGAAGGATGTGAAGAGAGAGGCGGGGCCTAAGTCTGATCTCTCCAATGGCAGTGCAAGCCCTGTGTCTGAGCCCAGCCTACGACCAGCCAGGAAAG GAGATCAGATCCGCCAAAGGAGGTGCAAGGCATCATTTAGCTATGTTCCCCAGAATGAGGACGAGTTAGAGCTGAAGATAGGAGATGTCATCAACATactgggagag GTGGAGGAGGGCTGGTGGGAGGGCAGTCTGAATGGTAAGACAGGGATGTTTCCCTCTAACTTCAccagagagctggaggacaccCCCGCTTCACTAGACACATCCACTAGGTCATCACAGGAGGAGCTACGCAGCAGCAGGACCA GTAAAGACAGTCCAGGCAGTGAGAGTGATGGCGGAGAGAGTCGCTCTGACAGCGGAGAGATTCAACCCAAAAAG GTTCGAGGATTCGGGTTCGGTGACATCTTTAAAGACCAGCCCATCAGACTGAGACCTGCATCTGAAGATATGggcacagagggagagaag acACAGGTTAGGAAATCACCCTCTGTTGCCCCAGAAACTATGAAGGCGGAACCTGAGGGCAAGGTGAAAG GCCGTGAGCTGTGTAAAGTCATCTTCCCATACGACGCCCAGAACGAAGACGAGCTGTCAATCAAAGAGGGAGAGATCATCTCCATCAttaacagg GACTGTGCTGACGCGGGGTGGTGGATGGGGGAGgtaggggggagaaagggagtcTTCCCTGATAACTTTGTCAAGCTGCTAATTCCTGATGTAGAGAAAGAG AGACCAAAGAAGCCGCCTCCCCCCAGTGCCCCCTCAGCTAAACACACCACAG GTGAGGAGGTGAAGGTTGGAGAGATCCCTAAGCCCACCCTCCCATCCAAATCTCCAAAGAAGCCCCACCCACCAAAGACAAgctcctcccacctccctccccgACGCCCTGACAGACCTGAGAGACCTCCTACtgtacc GTGCGAAAGCCCTAAGTTTGAGGGTGGGGCTGTGACTCCAGATCCTGCCTCTGACAGGTCAAAAGATATTG atgcggTTGACTTGGACTCTGTAGTCTTGTCTACAGAAAAACTAAACCATCCGACCGCAATGAGACCAAGAGTCCTCGACCGCAGACCACGCTCCCAGATCATCAGCACA tcTTCTCTGTCCAGTATTGACTTGCTGAACTTTCCTGCggtggaagaggagaagagtgagaaggacagagagaaggaggaggagcaggactcCTTATGTCCAAGACCAGTAGATGTCTCTAAGAGGAAAGCCTTTCCCACCATCACT GTACCTGACAGTAAGTGTGTGCTGCCCCCCAAGCCTGCGGTCCTCCCCCCACTTTCCACAGGAAGCCTGGCCCTCCACCCAACAAGCCCATCCCCTTCAACTGTAAACCACACCTCTTCCGGTTTAAGCCCCTCCCCTGAGCGTAGGCCGACACCCACCCTGGAGGAGCTGAGAGGACAACTTAGAGAGCTGAGAGCCTCCGTAGAACTGCTGAAGAGCCAACacag GCAGGAGATGAAGCAGTTGTCTAGTGACCTGGACGAGGAGAAGAGGATCCGCATTACTCTACAG atAGAGGTGGAGCAGATTAAGAAGAGTTTAACTAAATGA
- the sh3kbp1 gene encoding SH3 domain-containing kinase-binding protein 1 isoform X2, producing MVEAVVEFDYEAQQQDELSLHVGDIIVKVMKDDGGWWEGEIDGRRGLFPDNFVREIKKDVKREAGPKSDLSNGSASPVSEPSLRPARKDQIRQRRCKASFSYVPQNEDELELKIGDVINILGEVEEGWWEGSLNGKTGMFPSNFTRELEDTPASLDTSTRSSQEELRSSRTSKDSPGSESDGGESRSDSGEIQPKKVRGFGFGDIFKDQPIRLRPASEDMGTEGEKTQVRKSPSVAPETMKAEPEGKVKGRELCKVIFPYDAQNEDELSIKEGEIISIINRDCADAGWWMGEVGGRKGVFPDNFVKLLIPDVEKERPKKPPPPSAPSAKHTTEKRSEVRKVPPERPEHLPHRPPDDNKGEEVKVGEIPKPTLPSKSPKKPHPPKTSSSHLPPRRPDRPERPPTVPCESPKFEGGAVTPDPASDRSKDIDAVDLDSVVLSTEKLNHPTAMRPRVLDRRPRSQIISTSSLSSIDLLNFPAVEEEKSEKDREKEEEQDSLCPRPVDVSKRKAFPTITVPDSKCVLPPKPAVLPPLSTGSLALHPTSPSPSTVNHTSSGLSPSPERRPTPTLEELRGQLRELRASVELLKSQHRQEMKQLSSDLDEEKRIRITLQIEVEQIKKSLTK from the exons ATGG tggagGCGGTGGTAGAGTTTGACTACGAGGCTCAACAGCAGGATGAGTTGAGTCTGCATGTTGGTGACATCATCGTCAAAGTAATGAAGGATGACGGAGGATGGTGGGAAGGAGAGATAGACGGACGGAGGGGGCTGTTCCCAGACAACTTTGTCAGG GAGATAAAGAAGGATGTGAAGAGAGAGGCGGGGCCTAAGTCTGATCTCTCCAATGGCAGTGCAAGCCCTGTGTCTGAGCCCAGCCTACGACCAGCCAGGAAAG ATCAGATCCGCCAAAGGAGGTGCAAGGCATCATTTAGCTATGTTCCCCAGAATGAGGACGAGTTAGAGCTGAAGATAGGAGATGTCATCAACATactgggagag GTGGAGGAGGGCTGGTGGGAGGGCAGTCTGAATGGTAAGACAGGGATGTTTCCCTCTAACTTCAccagagagctggaggacaccCCCGCTTCACTAGACACATCCACTAGGTCATCACAGGAGGAGCTACGCAGCAGCAGGACCA GTAAAGACAGTCCAGGCAGTGAGAGTGATGGCGGAGAGAGTCGCTCTGACAGCGGAGAGATTCAACCCAAAAAG GTTCGAGGATTCGGGTTCGGTGACATCTTTAAAGACCAGCCCATCAGACTGAGACCTGCATCTGAAGATATGggcacagagggagagaag acACAGGTTAGGAAATCACCCTCTGTTGCCCCAGAAACTATGAAGGCGGAACCTGAGGGCAAGGTGAAAG GCCGTGAGCTGTGTAAAGTCATCTTCCCATACGACGCCCAGAACGAAGACGAGCTGTCAATCAAAGAGGGAGAGATCATCTCCATCAttaacagg GACTGTGCTGACGCGGGGTGGTGGATGGGGGAGgtaggggggagaaagggagtcTTCCCTGATAACTTTGTCAAGCTGCTAATTCCTGATGTAGAGAAAGAG AGACCAAAGAAGCCGCCTCCCCCCAGTGCCCCCTCAGCTAAACACACCACAG AGAAAAGATCGGAAGTCAGAAAGGTACCCCCGGAGCGCCCCGAGCACCTGCCTCATAGACCACCTGATGACAACAAAG GTGAGGAGGTGAAGGTTGGAGAGATCCCTAAGCCCACCCTCCCATCCAAATCTCCAAAGAAGCCCCACCCACCAAAGACAAgctcctcccacctccctccccgACGCCCTGACAGACCTGAGAGACCTCCTACtgtacc GTGCGAAAGCCCTAAGTTTGAGGGTGGGGCTGTGACTCCAGATCCTGCCTCTGACAGGTCAAAAGATATTG atgcggTTGACTTGGACTCTGTAGTCTTGTCTACAGAAAAACTAAACCATCCGACCGCAATGAGACCAAGAGTCCTCGACCGCAGACCACGCTCCCAGATCATCAGCACA tcTTCTCTGTCCAGTATTGACTTGCTGAACTTTCCTGCggtggaagaggagaagagtgagaaggacagagagaaggaggaggagcaggactcCTTATGTCCAAGACCAGTAGATGTCTCTAAGAGGAAAGCCTTTCCCACCATCACT GTACCTGACAGTAAGTGTGTGCTGCCCCCCAAGCCTGCGGTCCTCCCCCCACTTTCCACAGGAAGCCTGGCCCTCCACCCAACAAGCCCATCCCCTTCAACTGTAAACCACACCTCTTCCGGTTTAAGCCCCTCCCCTGAGCGTAGGCCGACACCCACCCTGGAGGAGCTGAGAGGACAACTTAGAGAGCTGAGAGCCTCCGTAGAACTGCTGAAGAGCCAACacag GCAGGAGATGAAGCAGTTGTCTAGTGACCTGGACGAGGAGAAGAGGATCCGCATTACTCTACAG atAGAGGTGGAGCAGATTAAGAAGAGTTTAACTAAATGA
- the sh3kbp1 gene encoding SH3 domain-containing kinase-binding protein 1 isoform X4: MVEAVVEFDYEAQQQDELSLHVGDIIVKVMKDDGGWWEGEIDGRRGLFPDNFVREIKKDVKREAGPKSDLSNGSASPVSEPSLRPARKGDQIRQRRCKASFSYVPQNEDELELKIGDVINILGEVEEGWWEGSLNGKTGMFPSNFTRELEDTPASLDTSTRSSQEELRSSRTSKDSPGSESDGGESRSDSGEIQPKKVRGFGFGDIFKDQPIRLRPASEDMGTEGEKTQVRKSPSVAPETMKAEPEGKVKGRELCKVIFPYDAQNEDELSIKEGEIISIINRRPKKPPPPSAPSAKHTTEKRSEVRKVPPERPEHLPHRPPDDNKGEEVKVGEIPKPTLPSKSPKKPHPPKTSSSHLPPRRPDRPERPPTVPCESPKFEGGAVTPDPASDRSKDIDAVDLDSVVLSTEKLNHPTAMRPRVLDRRPRSQIISTSSLSSIDLLNFPAVEEEKSEKDREKEEEQDSLCPRPVDVSKRKAFPTITVPDSKCVLPPKPAVLPPLSTGSLALHPTSPSPSTVNHTSSGLSPSPERRPTPTLEELRGQLRELRASVELLKSQHRQEMKQLSSDLDEEKRIRITLQIEVEQIKKSLTK; this comes from the exons ATGG tggagGCGGTGGTAGAGTTTGACTACGAGGCTCAACAGCAGGATGAGTTGAGTCTGCATGTTGGTGACATCATCGTCAAAGTAATGAAGGATGACGGAGGATGGTGGGAAGGAGAGATAGACGGACGGAGGGGGCTGTTCCCAGACAACTTTGTCAGG GAGATAAAGAAGGATGTGAAGAGAGAGGCGGGGCCTAAGTCTGATCTCTCCAATGGCAGTGCAAGCCCTGTGTCTGAGCCCAGCCTACGACCAGCCAGGAAAG GAGATCAGATCCGCCAAAGGAGGTGCAAGGCATCATTTAGCTATGTTCCCCAGAATGAGGACGAGTTAGAGCTGAAGATAGGAGATGTCATCAACATactgggagag GTGGAGGAGGGCTGGTGGGAGGGCAGTCTGAATGGTAAGACAGGGATGTTTCCCTCTAACTTCAccagagagctggaggacaccCCCGCTTCACTAGACACATCCACTAGGTCATCACAGGAGGAGCTACGCAGCAGCAGGACCA GTAAAGACAGTCCAGGCAGTGAGAGTGATGGCGGAGAGAGTCGCTCTGACAGCGGAGAGATTCAACCCAAAAAG GTTCGAGGATTCGGGTTCGGTGACATCTTTAAAGACCAGCCCATCAGACTGAGACCTGCATCTGAAGATATGggcacagagggagagaag acACAGGTTAGGAAATCACCCTCTGTTGCCCCAGAAACTATGAAGGCGGAACCTGAGGGCAAGGTGAAAG GCCGTGAGCTGTGTAAAGTCATCTTCCCATACGACGCCCAGAACGAAGACGAGCTGTCAATCAAAGAGGGAGAGATCATCTCCATCAttaacagg AGACCAAAGAAGCCGCCTCCCCCCAGTGCCCCCTCAGCTAAACACACCACAG AGAAAAGATCGGAAGTCAGAAAGGTACCCCCGGAGCGCCCCGAGCACCTGCCTCATAGACCACCTGATGACAACAAAG GTGAGGAGGTGAAGGTTGGAGAGATCCCTAAGCCCACCCTCCCATCCAAATCTCCAAAGAAGCCCCACCCACCAAAGACAAgctcctcccacctccctccccgACGCCCTGACAGACCTGAGAGACCTCCTACtgtacc GTGCGAAAGCCCTAAGTTTGAGGGTGGGGCTGTGACTCCAGATCCTGCCTCTGACAGGTCAAAAGATATTG atgcggTTGACTTGGACTCTGTAGTCTTGTCTACAGAAAAACTAAACCATCCGACCGCAATGAGACCAAGAGTCCTCGACCGCAGACCACGCTCCCAGATCATCAGCACA tcTTCTCTGTCCAGTATTGACTTGCTGAACTTTCCTGCggtggaagaggagaagagtgagaaggacagagagaaggaggaggagcaggactcCTTATGTCCAAGACCAGTAGATGTCTCTAAGAGGAAAGCCTTTCCCACCATCACT GTACCTGACAGTAAGTGTGTGCTGCCCCCCAAGCCTGCGGTCCTCCCCCCACTTTCCACAGGAAGCCTGGCCCTCCACCCAACAAGCCCATCCCCTTCAACTGTAAACCACACCTCTTCCGGTTTAAGCCCCTCCCCTGAGCGTAGGCCGACACCCACCCTGGAGGAGCTGAGAGGACAACTTAGAGAGCTGAGAGCCTCCGTAGAACTGCTGAAGAGCCAACacag GCAGGAGATGAAGCAGTTGTCTAGTGACCTGGACGAGGAGAAGAGGATCCGCATTACTCTACAG atAGAGGTGGAGCAGATTAAGAAGAGTTTAACTAAATGA
- the sh3kbp1 gene encoding SH3 domain-containing kinase-binding protein 1 isoform X6, whose product MVEAVVEFDYEAQQQDELSLHVGDIIVKVMKDDGGWWEGEIDGRRGLFPDNFVREIKKDVKREAGPKSDLSNGSASPVSEPSLRPARKGDQIRQRRCKASFSYVPQNEDELELKIGDVINILGEVEEGWWEGSLNGKTGMFPSNFTRELEDTPASLDTSTRSSQEELRSSRTSKDSPGSESDGGESRSDSGEIQPKKVRGFGFGDIFKDQPIRLRPASEDMGTEGEKTQVRKSPSVAPETMKAEPEGKVKGRELCKVIFPYDAQNEDELSIKEGEIISIINRDCADAGWWMGEVGGRKGVFPDNFVKLLIPDVEKERPKKPPPPSAPSAKHTTDAVDLDSVVLSTEKLNHPTAMRPRVLDRRPRSQIISTSSLSSIDLLNFPAVEEEKSEKDREKEEEQDSLCPRPVDVSKRKAFPTITVPDSKCVLPPKPAVLPPLSTGSLALHPTSPSPSTVNHTSSGLSPSPERRPTPTLEELRGQLRELRASVELLKSQHRQEMKQLSSDLDEEKRIRITLQIEVEQIKKSLTK is encoded by the exons ATGG tggagGCGGTGGTAGAGTTTGACTACGAGGCTCAACAGCAGGATGAGTTGAGTCTGCATGTTGGTGACATCATCGTCAAAGTAATGAAGGATGACGGAGGATGGTGGGAAGGAGAGATAGACGGACGGAGGGGGCTGTTCCCAGACAACTTTGTCAGG GAGATAAAGAAGGATGTGAAGAGAGAGGCGGGGCCTAAGTCTGATCTCTCCAATGGCAGTGCAAGCCCTGTGTCTGAGCCCAGCCTACGACCAGCCAGGAAAG GAGATCAGATCCGCCAAAGGAGGTGCAAGGCATCATTTAGCTATGTTCCCCAGAATGAGGACGAGTTAGAGCTGAAGATAGGAGATGTCATCAACATactgggagag GTGGAGGAGGGCTGGTGGGAGGGCAGTCTGAATGGTAAGACAGGGATGTTTCCCTCTAACTTCAccagagagctggaggacaccCCCGCTTCACTAGACACATCCACTAGGTCATCACAGGAGGAGCTACGCAGCAGCAGGACCA GTAAAGACAGTCCAGGCAGTGAGAGTGATGGCGGAGAGAGTCGCTCTGACAGCGGAGAGATTCAACCCAAAAAG GTTCGAGGATTCGGGTTCGGTGACATCTTTAAAGACCAGCCCATCAGACTGAGACCTGCATCTGAAGATATGggcacagagggagagaag acACAGGTTAGGAAATCACCCTCTGTTGCCCCAGAAACTATGAAGGCGGAACCTGAGGGCAAGGTGAAAG GCCGTGAGCTGTGTAAAGTCATCTTCCCATACGACGCCCAGAACGAAGACGAGCTGTCAATCAAAGAGGGAGAGATCATCTCCATCAttaacagg GACTGTGCTGACGCGGGGTGGTGGATGGGGGAGgtaggggggagaaagggagtcTTCCCTGATAACTTTGTCAAGCTGCTAATTCCTGATGTAGAGAAAGAG AGACCAAAGAAGCCGCCTCCCCCCAGTGCCCCCTCAGCTAAACACACCACAG atgcggTTGACTTGGACTCTGTAGTCTTGTCTACAGAAAAACTAAACCATCCGACCGCAATGAGACCAAGAGTCCTCGACCGCAGACCACGCTCCCAGATCATCAGCACA tcTTCTCTGTCCAGTATTGACTTGCTGAACTTTCCTGCggtggaagaggagaagagtgagaaggacagagagaaggaggaggagcaggactcCTTATGTCCAAGACCAGTAGATGTCTCTAAGAGGAAAGCCTTTCCCACCATCACT GTACCTGACAGTAAGTGTGTGCTGCCCCCCAAGCCTGCGGTCCTCCCCCCACTTTCCACAGGAAGCCTGGCCCTCCACCCAACAAGCCCATCCCCTTCAACTGTAAACCACACCTCTTCCGGTTTAAGCCCCTCCCCTGAGCGTAGGCCGACACCCACCCTGGAGGAGCTGAGAGGACAACTTAGAGAGCTGAGAGCCTCCGTAGAACTGCTGAAGAGCCAACacag GCAGGAGATGAAGCAGTTGTCTAGTGACCTGGACGAGGAGAAGAGGATCCGCATTACTCTACAG atAGAGGTGGAGCAGATTAAGAAGAGTTTAACTAAATGA
- the sh3kbp1 gene encoding SH3 domain-containing kinase-binding protein 1 isoform X5 has protein sequence MVEAVVEFDYEAQQQDELSLHVGDIIVKVMKDDGGWWEGEIDGRRGLFPDNFVREIKKDVKREAGPKSDLSNGSASPVSEPSLRPARKGDQIRQRRCKASFSYVPQNEDELELKIGDVINILGEVEEGWWEGSLNGKTGMFPSNFTRELEDTPASLDTSTRSSQEELRSSRTSKDSPGSESDGGESRSDSGEIQPKKVRGFGFGDIFKDQPIRLRPASEDMGTEGEKTQVRKSPSVAPETMKAEPEGKVKGRELCKVIFPYDAQNEDELSIKEGEIISIINRRPKKPPPPSAPSAKHTTGEEVKVGEIPKPTLPSKSPKKPHPPKTSSSHLPPRRPDRPERPPTVPCESPKFEGGAVTPDPASDRSKDIDAVDLDSVVLSTEKLNHPTAMRPRVLDRRPRSQIISTSSLSSIDLLNFPAVEEEKSEKDREKEEEQDSLCPRPVDVSKRKAFPTITVPDSKCVLPPKPAVLPPLSTGSLALHPTSPSPSTVNHTSSGLSPSPERRPTPTLEELRGQLRELRASVELLKSQHRQEMKQLSSDLDEEKRIRITLQIEVEQIKKSLTK, from the exons ATGG tggagGCGGTGGTAGAGTTTGACTACGAGGCTCAACAGCAGGATGAGTTGAGTCTGCATGTTGGTGACATCATCGTCAAAGTAATGAAGGATGACGGAGGATGGTGGGAAGGAGAGATAGACGGACGGAGGGGGCTGTTCCCAGACAACTTTGTCAGG GAGATAAAGAAGGATGTGAAGAGAGAGGCGGGGCCTAAGTCTGATCTCTCCAATGGCAGTGCAAGCCCTGTGTCTGAGCCCAGCCTACGACCAGCCAGGAAAG GAGATCAGATCCGCCAAAGGAGGTGCAAGGCATCATTTAGCTATGTTCCCCAGAATGAGGACGAGTTAGAGCTGAAGATAGGAGATGTCATCAACATactgggagag GTGGAGGAGGGCTGGTGGGAGGGCAGTCTGAATGGTAAGACAGGGATGTTTCCCTCTAACTTCAccagagagctggaggacaccCCCGCTTCACTAGACACATCCACTAGGTCATCACAGGAGGAGCTACGCAGCAGCAGGACCA GTAAAGACAGTCCAGGCAGTGAGAGTGATGGCGGAGAGAGTCGCTCTGACAGCGGAGAGATTCAACCCAAAAAG GTTCGAGGATTCGGGTTCGGTGACATCTTTAAAGACCAGCCCATCAGACTGAGACCTGCATCTGAAGATATGggcacagagggagagaag acACAGGTTAGGAAATCACCCTCTGTTGCCCCAGAAACTATGAAGGCGGAACCTGAGGGCAAGGTGAAAG GCCGTGAGCTGTGTAAAGTCATCTTCCCATACGACGCCCAGAACGAAGACGAGCTGTCAATCAAAGAGGGAGAGATCATCTCCATCAttaacagg AGACCAAAGAAGCCGCCTCCCCCCAGTGCCCCCTCAGCTAAACACACCACAG GTGAGGAGGTGAAGGTTGGAGAGATCCCTAAGCCCACCCTCCCATCCAAATCTCCAAAGAAGCCCCACCCACCAAAGACAAgctcctcccacctccctccccgACGCCCTGACAGACCTGAGAGACCTCCTACtgtacc GTGCGAAAGCCCTAAGTTTGAGGGTGGGGCTGTGACTCCAGATCCTGCCTCTGACAGGTCAAAAGATATTG atgcggTTGACTTGGACTCTGTAGTCTTGTCTACAGAAAAACTAAACCATCCGACCGCAATGAGACCAAGAGTCCTCGACCGCAGACCACGCTCCCAGATCATCAGCACA tcTTCTCTGTCCAGTATTGACTTGCTGAACTTTCCTGCggtggaagaggagaagagtgagaaggacagagagaaggaggaggagcaggactcCTTATGTCCAAGACCAGTAGATGTCTCTAAGAGGAAAGCCTTTCCCACCATCACT GTACCTGACAGTAAGTGTGTGCTGCCCCCCAAGCCTGCGGTCCTCCCCCCACTTTCCACAGGAAGCCTGGCCCTCCACCCAACAAGCCCATCCCCTTCAACTGTAAACCACACCTCTTCCGGTTTAAGCCCCTCCCCTGAGCGTAGGCCGACACCCACCCTGGAGGAGCTGAGAGGACAACTTAGAGAGCTGAGAGCCTCCGTAGAACTGCTGAAGAGCCAACacag GCAGGAGATGAAGCAGTTGTCTAGTGACCTGGACGAGGAGAAGAGGATCCGCATTACTCTACAG atAGAGGTGGAGCAGATTAAGAAGAGTTTAACTAAATGA